A stretch of DNA from Bacillus solimangrovi:
TTTTTGCTTGCAGTACAGGCACATTCAAATGATCTCCTAATACATGAATGTACATAAATTTTTTAACTTTACTTATTTCAGCCTCTCTCAGTAAATTTAAATTCCCTTGAAAATCAACATCCATATAGGTCAGACCATCATTTTGTTTGGTGATGCCTACAGATGTAAATACATAATCTACATCGTTGCAAATTCCTTTGATTGTTTCAGGTTTTGTTATGTCTCCTTCAATGATATCATCCACCCTGTTTATTACAGCAGGTTCAAAATACTTACCTTCACGTTTTAAACTTTCAGCGTTCCTTACTAAAACTTTCACCTTATAACCACACTCTTTTAATTCGTCCACCACATAACGTCCCAAATAACCAGTTGCACCAGCTACTAAAATCGTTTTCATCTGAACCCCCCCCAATGAAAAACTGTATATTTCTATTTTAGACTAAATGGTCGGTTTTTAGAAGATGGAATTTATTATTTTATTAATTGATTTAAAGGAATATAATTTTTAAAGAGACACATGTATATATGATAATGCAATCATATTTACTTAATGATTTTAATAAATAAGTAGTTAAATTAAAACGTTCACTCTAATCATCAATGCTGAAGCTATCCTACTCTTCAACTCTTGCAAACTTCCACTTACATCCCTCTTATTTCCATTAACTTTTATCATAGTTAATTTGACAATTTCATAAAATCACCAATATATCACATTGATAAAGGAATGATACATCATAAAAAATTCAACAACCTTTAAAATGTTTGTCATTTATACTTTTCTAGTCACGCTATATGGTACACGTTTTGATACCTCAACAATAGACAAATATGATTTTGATCAAGAACAAGAACTGTTATTCACAATTCACAAGAAAATGGAGGAAAATCATTTTCAGCTAAATAGTATATCGATCTCACATCGAGAACCTTGGATCATCGGATTAGAATTAACGGATCAGCAAATTGAACCAAAAGCAGAAGCTAACATGAAAGAAATTATTTATAAAATCTTAAGGTCTGAAGAAATGAAATCAATCGAAATTATAAAACAATTTAAGGTTATTATCTTTGAAAATAGAAATGACTAACAGGATGGCTTATCGAATCTATGAAATAATTAGCCACCTACAGCAAACACTTTTACAGACATAATCATATATGTTAATATTTTCAATAGTTGTTTACTTGAAACGTGATAATTTTTTAACTTACTGAGGAGACTTAAATGATGATTACTATTCAAAAAGCTGCCATATCAGATGCTGAGCAGCTAACAAAAATAATGAAAAACACATTTGATACAGAAGCAAGCAGGTGGCTTTCAAATCACGATACTGTCGATTATAATATTCAACCTCCTGGTTATTCTTCAGTTGAAATGACGAAATATATGATCGAAGAATTAGATTACTACAACATAATGTATAACAAGGATATTGTTGGTGGTATTGTAGTGACCATTACGGGTAAGTCGTTTGGGAGAATTGACCGTATTTTTGTTGACCCAGATTATCAAGGGAAAAAAATCGGTTCAACAGTAATCCCATTAATTGAAGAGAATTTCCCATCTGTAACAACTTGGGATCTTGAGACATCTAGTAAACAAGTGAATAACCATCATTTTTATGAAAAAATGGGTTATAAAATTACTTTTCAAACAGATGATGAATATTATTACATTAAGAAAATAGAGAAATCATTACCTGTAGAGAACTTAGTCGAAAATAAAGATATTTCGAAATCTCAATATGACAATTGCAATATGGAAAAAGCTGATTATTACCGAATAAATTTAGAAAAAAGTTCCTTTAGTAACAGTTCCCTAATGAATACTCGTTTTAGTAACTGTAACCTTAGCCAAACAAAGTTCCAAAACATTAATTTCAGACATTCATTTTATGCTGATTTAAACCTTTCTTATAGCAAGATGAGGTTAGTTACTTTAGGAGGAGTTCAATTTATAGATACTAACCTCGGAGATAACAAAGAACCACTCTCTTTTGAAAGGTGTGACCTACAAGGGACTATGATTCGTAACAGTAACCTTAGAAACCTACAAATTAAAGATAGTGATATAACAGGAATGACAATCGACAATATTCCAGTAGAAAAGCTGCTTGAAACATATTACCAAGCAGTAAAAAATAAATAATACTTTACAGAGCACAGCCATCTTCATTCGATTGGCTGTTTTTTTATCCCTTATATAGAACGTTCTCTGTAAAGCAAGTTAAATGATTATATATTCCATCAAACTTACTTATCCTCATCTTCCCTTTCGATTTCTTCTACAAACATATCATATTGATTTGAATTTGAGACGTTTCTTTGTGTTACTTGTTCATGGTAATTCCAATCTTCACCAATATATAAAATATCATCAATTTTCCCTCTGAAAATTTCTTCTTTATCTGCCTCAACTAATTTCTCAAGTGCTTCTTCTTCTGTTTCTGCGTTAACTTCAACTTTTAAAACCGCAACGTACGGCAATTCAATATAATATTTTTTCATTTTGCTAATCCCCTTTATTCATTCAGTTAATCACGAAATCACATTCAATTAACCTTCCCTTCTTTCACAACAAAATGATGATGCTTTTTATCATTCCATGATTTGGATAAATTATATGTAAATTCTATAACTTTATCCAATCGCAATCTCCTATGAATGTTTATATAAAATCAGAAAAGCTTCAGCATAGTAAAAACCATGATAAATATATATATAATTTCGTACAAAAATGATGCTTTACATGTTAGTAGATCGTATATATAATGAGAACATTCAAAACATTAGTGATAAAGATTTTCTTAATGAACAACATTAATACCTGCTCTAATTAGAAAAAAAATAACTTGGTTATCTAACGTTATAATTTCTTTTACATATCGAATATAGCTATATTCGAATAACAACTTATTACGAAAACAATAAAAAAAGTAAGAGGGATGATACATACCAGCCATGTATCATCCCTTTTACTTTTGCTTACACAGTCTCGTTCATCTAAATTTTCATTTATAATACAATCACTTCGAAAAAATTCCATCTAAGTGTATACATTTCCTATTAGTTAAACGTTGTATAAGTATAGGGAGGATAAATGATGAAAAAAGAAAATATACTAACCTCCTATCTTATCAATTTAGGAGAGGAAGTGTTCATTTTGTTACTTACTAAAGGAGCGAAAAAAGAGGATGCGGAAGATATCATTCAAAACACTTATTACAAAATGTACACACTTTTAGATGGTCTATCAGAAAGCAATCTACGTCCATGGTTTTATAGAGTCGCACTCAATGAACACATTGACTTAAAAAGAAAAAAAGAGCAGCAGAATATCCACTTAACCGAAGAGATTTATTCAAAATTGCACAAGACAGACCAAGAATTTGAAGCCATTTTAAATAAGGATGAGATTTTCTATTTGTTAAAAGAGGTCAAAAAAGAATACAAAGAAATTTTCTTTTTAAAGTACTACTATGATTTTTCATATGAAGAAATTGCAGTTATTTTGGACATTAGTGTCAGCAGTGTAAAGCAAAAGCTATATCGTGCAAGGAAATCTATTCATGCAAAAATAGGGGGAAATACGAATGGATAGTTCGTTAAAAGGTGCTTTAAAAAAAGCAAAACGAAAACAGTTATTAAAGATTATCATCACTTCCATTATCGTTGTACTTATGTTATTACCAATATTTTATAAAACCGGAAATCACTTTGCTGCAAAAAGTTCGACAAGTCTTCATGAAGCCTTGTTTCTACATAACGATATTGCTGAGCCTAATATTCAAATTGATTCTCAAGTAACGAGCAATTCGTCGATGTTTGGTGGTAACATTGTAACAAATCGTTCTAAAAATATTAATGGCTATGTCGTTCAATGGAGTACACTGACAAGTTCATATGATTGGCTAGGATCAAATATTGATTTTAACGAATTAATACCAGGTTTTTATTGGTCTGATACGGAGTTCTATGAGTATGATAAACAAACAAAAAATAAAAGTGCGACATTTTATCATCCTTCTATTAAAGAATACTATGATGGTGTACAAAATGAGCTAGTGGAAATTACACAAATGGAAAATTACGTTGCGGAAGTAGCCATTTCTTTCGATCAGCCGTATACATTCCAAGAAATACAAGCTAAAATTCCTGATAATTTAAACATTGTATGGTTATATATGACATCACGGATTGTAGATGAAAGTAAAGGGCCTGTAGGTATGCCCGTCTATGGATTTGATCCAGCAAATTCACCGAAAGATGCATACAATTACTTCATTAATGCATTAGAAAAATATGATAAAAATGGTTATAACGATGCAATTCAGGAGTTCTTACAGTCAAATGAAAATAAGGATTTTGATGAGGTGAAGTTGTTAGGCGTGATGCTGACTGGTCAAACCCAAAATTTTAAACCATTAGAAAATCAAGATTTTATTCGTGGCGCATCTGTTGGAGCTACTGCACAAATCGTGCCTTATATTAAACCAGAGAAATAATATACAAGAGACCACAGCTTACTATACCTAAAAAACGGGGTCGTAAATCCAAGAAAGAGTGTGAACAATGGTTAAAAGAACAAGCTGATCAAGAATCAGGACGGACATAGCATAAAAAAAGTTGTTCATCAGTTAAATGCTTCATTAGTGGAACTTCGTTCAGGAGTTCCACTTACCCTAACCTAGGGTATCAAGAAAAATAGCAAACTGAAAAACGTAGCTTGGTTCGGTTATAAAGCACACATAGCAGTTGGTACACAGAGCCAGCATATATCCTTCAAACGTTGATGTCATCGGCAAGTTTAAGTGATCGAAAAGGAGCTAATCCATTATTAAAAGGGATACATAAGACGTTTCATTTACCGATTCGTTATGGATTATTAGATGCTGGATATGATTTCAAGGCTATTTATCAACAACTACACAACGTGAATGCTTATCTCAAAGAATATTTTCAACTAAACAATGTACGTCATTGAAGTGGAAAAATTGCAAAGGTACATTTCGACTTGGTCACGCTTGTTTATAATGGGACTAA
This window harbors:
- a CDS encoding GNAT family N-acetyltransferase; amino-acid sequence: MITIQKAAISDAEQLTKIMKNTFDTEASRWLSNHDTVDYNIQPPGYSSVEMTKYMIEELDYYNIMYNKDIVGGIVVTITGKSFGRIDRIFVDPDYQGKKIGSTVIPLIEENFPSVTTWDLETSSKQVNNHHFYEKMGYKITFQTDDEYYYIKKIEKSLPVENLVENKDISKSQYDNCNMEKADYYRINLEKSSFSNSSLMNTRFSNCNLSQTKFQNINFRHSFYADLNLSYSKMRLVTLGGVQFIDTNLGDNKEPLSFERCDLQGTMIRNSNLRNLQIKDSDITGMTIDNIPVEKLLETYYQAVKNK
- a CDS encoding sigma factor regulator N-terminal domain-containing protein — translated: MDSSLKGALKKAKRKQLLKIIITSIIVVLMLLPIFYKTGNHFAAKSSTSLHEALFLHNDIAEPNIQIDSQVTSNSSMFGGNIVTNRSKNINGYVVQWSTLTSSYDWLGSNIDFNELIPGFYWSDTEFYEYDKQTKNKSATFYHPSIKEYYDGVQNELVEITQMENYVAEVAISFDQPYTFQEIQAKIPDNLNIVWLYMTSRIVDESKGPVGMPVYGFDPANSPKDAYNYFINALEKYDKNGYNDAIQEFLQSNENKDFDEVKLLGVMLTGQTQNFKPLENQDFIRGASVGATAQIVPYIKPEK
- a CDS encoding RNA polymerase sigma factor, with the translated sequence MKKENILTSYLINLGEEVFILLLTKGAKKEDAEDIIQNTYYKMYTLLDGLSESNLRPWFYRVALNEHIDLKRKKEQQNIHLTEEIYSKLHKTDQEFEAILNKDEIFYLLKEVKKEYKEIFFLKYYYDFSYEEIAVILDISVSSVKQKLYRARKSIHAKIGGNTNG